A part of Setaria viridis chromosome 8, Setaria_viridis_v4.0, whole genome shotgun sequence genomic DNA contains:
- the LOC140220212 gene encoding uncharacterized protein encodes MADFVTQHCGLWVAIVEIAPWTLFFDGSSCGTGLGIGIILISPQGANYEFSLPIEASATNQVEYRAVLKGIELLREIKADAVEIFGASMLIINQLTRGCECRDDILRIYYEQCLQLLKELKSVIIEHIPRDYSEDANKLAQHAFGYRSIYGAMALELMADDWRKEIADYLKDPSKKVYR; translated from the coding sequence atggccgatttcgttacTCAGCATTGTGGGCTCTGGGTTGCTATTGTTGAAATAGCCCcatggactttattctttgatggatcttcatgtgggaCTGGATTAGGAATTGGCATAATCCTTATATCGCCTCAGGGGGCAAACTACGAGTTCTCACTGCCGATTGAGGCTTCTGCTACCAACCAGGTTGAGTATCGAGCTGTTTTGAAAGGGATCGAATTGCTGAGAGAAATCAAAGCTGATGCCGTTGAGATTTTTGGGGCTTCTATGCTTATTATTAACCAGCTAACTAGAGGATGTGAATGCAGAGATGAtattttgagaatttactaCGAGCAGTGCCTTCAGTTACTCAAAGAATTAAAGAGTGTGATTATTGAACATATTCCCAGAGATTACAGTGAGGATGCTAACAAGCTCGCTCAGCATGCTTTTGGTTATCGGTCGATCTATGGTGCTATGGCCTTAGAGTTAATGGCTGATGATTGGAGGAAAGAAATAGCAGATTACTTAAAAGATCCCTCCAAGAAAGTTTATAGGTGA